Proteins from a single region of Stutzerimonas stutzeri:
- a CDS encoding alpha/beta hydrolase, which translates to MLKRETPIILDGPCGSLEALYFDQPQPAGLALICHPNPVKGGTMLNKVVSTLQRTARDAGYCTLRFNYRGVGGSAGAHDMVEGEVDDAEAALRWLRQQQPELPLTLLGFSFGGFVAGSLAARLEAEGQSVQRLLMVAPAVSRLNSLSLADDCQLTIIQPEQDEVIDAESVYAFSSEVQHPHELLKVAECGHFFHGKLVELKELVAPRL; encoded by the coding sequence TTGTTGAAACGCGAAACCCCCATCATTCTCGACGGCCCTTGCGGGTCGCTTGAAGCGCTGTACTTTGATCAACCTCAGCCGGCGGGGCTGGCGCTGATCTGCCATCCGAACCCGGTCAAGGGCGGCACCATGCTGAACAAGGTGGTATCGACCTTGCAGCGTACCGCGCGCGACGCAGGTTACTGCACGCTGCGCTTCAACTACCGAGGCGTGGGTGGCAGTGCCGGCGCGCACGATATGGTCGAAGGGGAAGTCGATGATGCGGAGGCCGCATTGCGCTGGCTGCGGCAGCAGCAACCCGAGCTGCCGTTGACGCTGCTGGGGTTCTCCTTCGGTGGCTTCGTTGCCGGCAGCCTGGCGGCGCGCCTGGAAGCCGAGGGGCAGAGTGTGCAGCGTCTGCTGATGGTGGCACCGGCCGTGTCGCGGCTGAACAGTCTGTCGCTGGCGGACGATTGCCAGCTCACCATCATCCAGCCGGAGCAGGATGAGGTGATCGATGCCGAGTCGGTCTACGCCTTTTCCTCCGAGGTGCAGCACCCCCACGAGCTGCTGAAAGTGGCAGAATGCGGCCACTTTTTTCACGGCAAACTGGTGGAACTGAAAGAGCTTGTCGCGCCACGCCTCTAG
- a CDS encoding tryptophan--tRNA ligase has protein sequence MTTRILTGITTTGTPHLGNYAGAIRPAVLASRDAAADSFYFLADYHALIKCDDPLRIQRSRLEIAATWLACGLDAERVTFYRQSDVPEIPELTWLLTCVTAKGLLNRAHAYKASVDKNVENGEDPDAGVTMGLYSYPVLMAADILMFNAHKVPVGRDQIQHVEMARDIAQRFNHLFGNGREFFTLPEAVIEEGVATLPGLDGRKMSKSYDNTIPLFGSAKELKGAVARIVTDSRLPGEPKDPDNSHLFTLYQAFATAQQQAAFRQELLDGLAWGDAKQRLFELLDNELGEARELYHQLITKPAELEDILQAGAAKARRIATPFLGELREAVGLRNFRSEVKSAAPAKKKSSKVARFASFREADGAFRFRFFAADGEELLLSRPLSNPKAIGSLTQRLIAGGPDALELREDEGDQFTLWLDDECIADSPRFESADALDAAMLRVREALATLVE, from the coding sequence ATGACTACCCGAATTCTTACTGGCATCACGACCACTGGCACGCCGCACCTGGGCAACTATGCCGGTGCGATCCGCCCAGCGGTCCTCGCCAGCCGTGATGCAGCCGCCGATTCCTTCTATTTCCTGGCCGACTATCACGCGCTGATCAAATGCGATGACCCGCTGCGCATCCAGCGTTCGCGTCTGGAGATCGCTGCGACTTGGCTGGCGTGTGGGCTCGATGCGGAGCGCGTGACCTTCTATCGCCAGTCCGATGTGCCGGAAATCCCCGAGCTGACCTGGCTGCTTACCTGCGTCACCGCGAAGGGGCTGCTCAATCGCGCCCATGCCTACAAGGCCTCGGTGGACAAGAATGTCGAGAATGGCGAAGACCCGGACGCCGGCGTAACCATGGGCCTGTACAGCTACCCGGTGCTGATGGCAGCGGACATCCTCATGTTCAACGCGCACAAGGTGCCGGTTGGCCGCGATCAGATCCAGCATGTGGAAATGGCCCGTGACATCGCCCAGCGCTTCAATCACCTGTTCGGTAACGGCCGCGAATTCTTCACCCTGCCGGAAGCCGTGATCGAGGAGGGCGTCGCTACGCTGCCGGGGCTCGACGGGCGCAAAATGTCCAAGAGCTACGACAACACCATTCCGTTGTTCGGCAGCGCCAAGGAACTCAAGGGGGCGGTCGCGCGCATCGTCACTGACTCGCGCCTGCCGGGCGAGCCGAAGGACCCGGACAACTCCCACCTGTTCACCCTGTACCAGGCATTCGCCACCGCGCAGCAGCAGGCCGCTTTCCGCCAGGAACTGCTCGACGGGCTGGCGTGGGGCGATGCCAAGCAGCGCCTGTTCGAGCTACTCGACAACGAACTGGGTGAGGCGCGAGAGCTATATCACCAGCTGATCACCAAGCCTGCCGAGCTGGAGGATATCCTCCAGGCGGGTGCTGCCAAAGCCCGCCGGATCGCCACGCCGTTCCTTGGTGAGCTGCGTGAGGCTGTCGGCTTGCGCAACTTCCGCAGCGAAGTGAAAAGCGCGGCGCCAGCCAAGAAGAAGTCCAGCAAGGTTGCACGCTTCGCCAGCTTCCGCGAGGCCGACGGCGCCTTCCGTTTCCGCTTTTTCGCCGCCGATGGTGAGGAGCTGCTGCTGTCCCGCCCTTTGAGCAATCCGAAGGCGATCGGCAGTCTGACTCAGCGCTTGATTGCTGGCGGCCCGGATGCGCTGGAACTTCGCGAGGACGAAGGCGATCAATTTACCCTGTGGCTTGACGATGAGTGCATCGCCGACAGCCCGCGCTTTGAGAGCGCCGACGCTCTCGATGCTGCGATGCTGCGGGTACGCGAGGCACTGGCCACGCTCGTCGAGTAA
- the zapE gene encoding cell division protein ZapE, with protein sequence MTPLERYQADLKRPDFFHDAAQENAVRHLQRLYDDLVADDRSKNGLLGKLFGKKQQEPIKGVYFWGGVGRGKTYLVDTFFDALPFEQKTRTHFHRFMKRVHEEMKTLKGEKNPLTIIGKRFADEARVICFDEFFVSDITDAMILATLLEELFKNGVSLVATSNIVPDGLYKDGLQRARFLPAIELLKKHTEIVNVDSGIDYRLRALEQAELYHFPLDAEAELSLEKSFRSLLTENCKVLENEALMIENREIMARKVANDVAWFDFRALCDGPRSQNDYIELGKIFDAVLVSNIEQMNVAKDDMARRFINMVDEFYDRNVKLILSAEVELKDLYAGGRLEFEFQRTLSRLLEMQSHEYLSRPHKP encoded by the coding sequence ATGACTCCTCTTGAGCGCTATCAGGCCGACCTGAAACGTCCTGACTTTTTCCACGATGCCGCCCAGGAAAACGCGGTGCGTCACCTGCAGCGTCTGTACGACGATCTGGTGGCCGATGATCGCAGCAAGAACGGCCTGCTCGGCAAGCTGTTCGGCAAGAAACAGCAGGAGCCGATCAAGGGCGTCTATTTCTGGGGTGGCGTCGGCCGTGGCAAAACCTACCTGGTCGACACTTTCTTCGATGCGCTGCCGTTCGAGCAGAAGACGCGTACGCACTTCCATCGATTCATGAAACGCGTGCATGAAGAGATGAAAACCCTCAAGGGCGAAAAAAACCCATTGACCATCATCGGCAAGCGTTTCGCCGACGAGGCTCGGGTGATCTGCTTCGACGAGTTTTTCGTCTCCGACATTACCGATGCGATGATTCTCGCGACCCTGCTCGAGGAGTTGTTCAAGAACGGCGTGAGCCTGGTGGCGACGTCCAACATCGTCCCGGACGGTCTGTACAAGGACGGTCTGCAGCGTGCGCGCTTCCTGCCCGCGATCGAACTGCTGAAAAAACACACCGAGATCGTCAACGTCGACAGCGGTATCGACTACCGTCTGCGCGCACTCGAACAGGCTGAGCTCTACCACTTCCCGCTGGATGCTGAGGCCGAGCTGAGTCTGGAAAAGAGCTTCCGCAGCCTGCTGACGGAAAACTGCAAGGTGCTGGAGAACGAGGCGCTGATGATCGAGAACCGCGAGATCATGGCGCGCAAGGTGGCCAATGATGTCGCCTGGTTCGATTTCCGCGCCCTGTGCGACGGCCCACGCAGCCAGAACGACTACATCGAGCTGGGCAAGATTTTCGATGCTGTGCTGGTCTCCAATATCGAGCAGATGAACGTGGCCAAGGACGACATGGCGCGCCGCTTCATCAACATGGTCGACGAGTTCTACGACCGCAACGTGAAGCTGATTCTTTCCGCCGAGGTCGAGCTCAAGGACCTTTATGCCGGTGGTCGACTGGAGTTCGAGTTCCAGCGCACGCTGAGTCGCTTGCTGGAAATGCAGTCGCACGAGTATCTGTCACGGCCGCACAAGCCCTGA
- a CDS encoding GlxA family transcriptional regulator produces the protein MPKLSSIQRVSILATEGVFASTLMQAKDFFHMASLRYGKQLGLDLTPAFETRLVSPDGQAVNTFSGTPITVDGPLDNADMVILPAFWGDFDALCLQYPEVAPWLSERHAAGSVICGEATGVFWMAQAGLLEGREATTHWRFANDFAERFPGVNFSADKHLTDSDNLYCAGGTTSASDLYMYLVERFCGAHVAQGMARDVLFELQRSYSPGRLGFGGQKLHLDTRILQIQEWLEANFAEKFRFEDVARQHGMSIRNFMRRFQAATGDKPLHYLQRLRIETAKSLLATTGKSIKTISYEVGYDDASFFARLFRQHTELSPNHYRQKYRPES, from the coding sequence ATGCCCAAGCTCTCCTCGATCCAGCGCGTCAGCATACTTGCCACCGAAGGGGTATTCGCCTCGACCCTAATGCAGGCCAAGGACTTCTTCCATATGGCCAGCCTGCGCTACGGCAAGCAGCTTGGCCTTGACCTCACCCCAGCCTTCGAAACCCGCCTGGTCAGCCCGGACGGTCAGGCGGTGAACACCTTCAGTGGGACACCCATTACAGTAGATGGCCCGCTGGACAACGCCGACATGGTGATCCTGCCGGCGTTCTGGGGAGATTTCGACGCACTCTGCCTGCAGTACCCCGAAGTGGCACCCTGGTTGTCCGAGCGACATGCCGCGGGCAGTGTCATCTGCGGCGAAGCCACCGGGGTGTTTTGGATGGCCCAGGCCGGGCTGCTGGAAGGCCGTGAGGCGACCACCCATTGGCGCTTTGCCAATGACTTTGCCGAACGCTTCCCTGGCGTGAACTTCAGCGCCGACAAGCACCTCACCGATAGCGACAACCTCTACTGCGCAGGCGGCACGACCTCGGCCAGCGACCTGTACATGTATCTGGTAGAGCGTTTCTGCGGCGCCCATGTCGCCCAAGGCATGGCGCGCGATGTGCTGTTCGAACTGCAACGCAGCTACAGCCCCGGACGATTGGGTTTCGGCGGGCAGAAGCTGCATCTGGACACTCGGATTCTGCAGATTCAGGAGTGGCTGGAAGCCAACTTCGCCGAAAAGTTTCGCTTCGAAGATGTGGCTCGCCAGCATGGCATGAGCATTCGCAACTTCATGCGGCGCTTCCAGGCCGCTACCGGCGACAAACCCCTGCACTATCTGCAGCGACTGCGTATCGAGACGGCAAAGAGTCTGCTCGCCACCACCGGCAAGAGCATCAAGACAATCAGCTACGAAGTGGGTTACGACGATGCCAGCTTCTTTGCCCGGCTCTTCCGCCAACATACCGAGCTGTCACCCAACCACTACCGCCAGAAATACCGGCCAGAGTCGTAG
- the nfi gene encoding deoxyribonuclease V (cleaves DNA at apurinic or apyrimidinic sites), with translation MSETSQYLIAPFGDWDGSPAAARAMQQTLASQVRLQDDFPPLRLIAGVDVGFEEGGSITRAAAVLLDADTLELVGSSLARIPTNMPYIPGLLSFRELPAVLQALGELPAVPDLIFSDGHGIAHPRRLGIAAHLGVVTGLPTIGVAKKLLTGEHDELDLMRGAQVELRDKKTGEVIGCVLRSKDKVRPLIISPGNRVSIATAPQLVMRYLTRYRLPEPTRLADRLASRREEKAAARRLGAAGTAGDS, from the coding sequence ATGAGCGAAACCAGTCAATATCTGATCGCACCTTTCGGTGATTGGGACGGCAGCCCGGCCGCGGCGCGAGCGATGCAGCAGACCCTGGCCTCGCAAGTGCGCTTGCAGGATGACTTTCCGCCGTTGCGGTTGATTGCCGGAGTGGATGTCGGCTTCGAGGAGGGCGGCAGCATCACCCGTGCAGCCGCTGTTCTGCTGGATGCCGATACGTTGGAGCTGGTTGGCAGCAGCCTGGCGCGAATTCCGACGAACATGCCCTACATTCCCGGTCTGCTGTCGTTTCGTGAGTTGCCCGCCGTGCTGCAGGCGCTCGGTGAATTGCCGGCCGTTCCCGATCTGATCTTTTCCGATGGCCACGGTATCGCCCACCCTCGGCGCCTTGGCATTGCCGCACACTTGGGCGTGGTGACCGGTTTGCCCACCATCGGCGTGGCGAAGAAGCTACTCACCGGCGAGCATGACGAGCTCGATCTTATGCGTGGTGCGCAGGTAGAGCTGCGTGACAAGAAAACCGGCGAAGTGATCGGCTGTGTACTGCGCAGCAAGGACAAGGTGCGGCCGCTGATCATTTCCCCCGGCAACCGTGTGAGCATCGCCACCGCGCCGCAACTGGTGATGCGTTACCTGACGCGCTATCGCCTGCCGGAACCGACCCGACTGGCCGATCGTCTTGCATCGCGCCGCGAGGAAAAGGCCGCAGCGCGCCGTCTCGGGGCAGCTGGCACGGCCGGCGACTCGTAG
- the ampD gene encoding 1,6-anhydro-N-acetylmuramyl-L-alanine amidase AmpD, which yields MNLDSATGWCHGVLHCPSPNFNQRPACEISLLVIHNISLPPGQFGTGKVQQFFQNCLQCSEHPFFEEIAELQVSAHFLIERDGAITQFVSCLDRAWHAGISRFDGREGCNDFSIGIELEGTDNEPFSEAQYHALIELCRVLQCAYPAITPERVCGHSDIAPGRKTDPGPAFDWQRLRDASITC from the coding sequence ATGAATCTGGATTCTGCCACCGGCTGGTGTCACGGCGTCCTTCACTGCCCGTCGCCAAACTTCAATCAGCGCCCGGCATGCGAGATATCCCTGCTGGTGATTCACAACATCAGCCTGCCGCCGGGGCAGTTCGGCACCGGCAAGGTTCAGCAGTTCTTCCAGAATTGCCTGCAGTGCAGCGAGCACCCCTTCTTCGAGGAGATTGCGGAGCTGCAGGTGTCGGCGCATTTTCTTATCGAGCGTGATGGCGCGATCACTCAGTTCGTCTCCTGTCTGGATCGAGCGTGGCATGCTGGTATTTCCCGCTTCGACGGCCGCGAAGGCTGCAACGATTTCTCCATCGGCATCGAGCTGGAGGGGACCGACAATGAGCCATTCAGCGAGGCGCAGTATCACGCGCTGATCGAGCTTTGCCGGGTGCTGCAGTGTGCCTATCCGGCGATCACGCCCGAGCGGGTATGCGGTCATAGCGATATCGCCCCTGGGCGCAAGACCGATCCCGGCCCGGCGTTCGACTGGCAAAGGCTGCGTGACGCTTCCATTACCTGCTGA